The genomic stretch CGCCGCTCGGCGTGTTGACGCCGAACAACGGCTGGTCGTACTTGACGCCGATCCGCACGGTGCCGGCATCACGGAGCGCCTGGACGCCTTCAGCGTCGGCGCCGACCGTGGTCTCGGCGCCGTCGGCCTCGCTCGCGGCCCCAGCCGGCTCGCTGGTGGCACCGCCCTCCTCGGCCTCCTCACCGCCGCCACCGCAGGCTGCCAGCAGCAGCATGAGGATCATGACGAGTCCGAGGACCCGCAGTCGTCGTGTTCGCATTGCTGGTTCCTTCCAGCTAGTGTGCCAGGATCTTTGAGAGGAAGTCCTGCGCACGGTCCGTCTCCGGGTTGTCGAAGAACTTGTCCGGTGGCGCGATCTCTACGATCTGCCCTTCGTCCATGAACGCCACACGGCGGGCGGCCGAGCGAGCGAACCCCATCTCATGGCTGACTACGACCATCGTAGTACCCTCCTCCGCCAACTCAAGCATCACGTCGAGGACCTCGGAGATCATCTCGGGGTCGAGGGCCGATGTCGGCTCGTCGAACAGCATGGCCTTCGGCCTCATCGCGAGCGCCCGTGCGATCGCGACGCGTTGCTGTTGTCCACCGGACAGCTCGGCCGGGTACTTGTCGGCCTGGTTGGCGACGCCGACGCGCTCGAGGAGCTCCTGCGCGAGCGCGTCGGCGTCCTTCTTGCTCTGCTTGCGCACCTTGATCGGTCCCAGCGTCACGTTCTCGCGGATGGTCTTGTGCGCGAACAGGTTGAACTGCTGGAAGACCATGCCGACGTCGGCCCGCAGGCGGGCGAGCTCCTTGCCCTCCTCGGGCAGGGTGACGCCGTCGATCGTGATCTCGCCCTCCTGGATGGGCTCAAGCCGGTTGATCGCCCGGCACAGGGTCGACTTGCCCGAGCCCGAAGGCCCGATCACGACGACGACCTCGCGGTGGCCGATCTCGAGGTTGATGTCGCGCAGCACGTGGAGGTCGCCGAACCACTTGTTGACGCCGCGTATCGCGATCAGCGGTTGCTCCGACATCCCGCGCCCTCCACTACGACCGACCTCGTTGGACGCTACCAGAATTCACCTCGAAGCCAAGCTGCGTGCAGGGTCCAATGGTCATCATGTCACCCGATCCTCCTCACCCGACCCTCCTCACCCGATCCTCCTCACCCGATCCTCCTCACTGTCCCTGCGGATCTCGTCGAAGCGGTCGGCCGCGATCAGTCCGCGCTCGGCGGCGTCGGTCGCCGCGCTCAACGTCGACGCACCGAACACCGACGGCACCTCGTACTCGTCGAGCGTGCCGAGCAGGCGGCGGACGGCGTCGTCGCGGGTCCCGTGGTTCGTCACGTCGCGGATGTAGACCACCCTGACCCGATCGCGCCAGCGGGTGATCACATCGGCGTAGATCTCCGGGTCCTGCTGGCCGCTGTCGCCGATCAGTACGTAGTCGAGCTCCGGGTACAGCTCGAGCAGCATGGTGATCCGCGCCAGCTTGTAGGC from Euzebyales bacterium encodes the following:
- a CDS encoding amino acid ABC transporter ATP-binding protein; protein product: MIAIRGVNKWFGDLHVLRDINLEIGHREVVVVIGPSGSGKSTLCRAINRLEPIQEGEITIDGVTLPEEGKELARLRADVGMVFQQFNLFAHKTIRENVTLGPIKVRKQSKKDADALAQELLERVGVANQADKYPAELSGGQQQRVAIARALAMRPKAMLFDEPTSALDPEMISEVLDVMLELAEEGTTMVVVSHEMGFARSAARRVAFMDEGQIVEIAPPDKFFDNPETDRAQDFLSKILAH